A portion of the Candidatus Latescibacter sp. genome contains these proteins:
- a CDS encoding AbrB/MazE/SpoVT family DNA-binding domain-containing protein, producing MIFHLKIQKWGNSLGIRIRKTTSEQLNLKENTEVLISVEGNSLVLTPIQKKKTLKDMLDGVTPENLHPEIDFGPPVGKEIW from the coding sequence ATGATATTTCATTTAAAAATCCAGAAATGGGGTAACAGCCTGGGAATTAGAATTCGAAAGACCACTTCCGAGCAGTTGAATCTGAAAGAAAACACAGAGGTTCTTATCAGTGTCGAAGGAAACAGTCTTGTTTTGACTCCCATCCAAAAGAAAAAGACTCTTAAGGACATGCTTGATGGAGTCACTCCGGAAAACCTTCATCCAGAAATTGATTTTGGGCCACCAGTGGGGAAAGAGATATGGTGA
- a CDS encoding electron transfer flavoprotein subunit beta/FixA family protein — MKIIVPIKQVPETGNVKMDEKTGTMIREGVESIVNPLDLYAIECALQLKEQFGGNISVLSMGPPKAEKAIREALSMGCDDGVLLTDKAFAGSDTWATSYVLSQAVKDLGEFDIIVAGVRATDGDTGQVGPEMASMLNLPVATFVSKILSIEGNTVTVERLIEGGYETVRLPLPCLITVVNEISSPRLPTLRGKQSARKKAIPVKGKDNLTVAEDDLGLKGSPTRVVKIMQPKVTRNGVLVDMKKTGVKKAVEQLADFLAEKDFL; from the coding sequence ATGAAAATAATCGTTCCGATAAAACAGGTCCCGGAGACCGGCAATGTAAAAATGGATGAGAAAACGGGCACGATGATCCGTGAAGGAGTGGAGAGCATCGTAAACCCGCTCGATCTTTATGCAATAGAATGCGCCCTGCAGCTCAAGGAACAGTTCGGCGGGAATATTTCGGTGCTCTCGATGGGGCCGCCGAAGGCGGAGAAAGCCATACGCGAGGCGCTCTCCATGGGGTGCGATGACGGCGTCCTTTTGACCGATAAGGCGTTTGCCGGCTCGGATACCTGGGCAACCTCCTATGTGCTCTCCCAGGCGGTAAAAGATCTCGGTGAATTTGATATCATTGTGGCAGGTGTCCGCGCCACTGACGGTGACACGGGCCAGGTGGGGCCGGAGATGGCTTCCATGCTGAACCTTCCGGTGGCGACTTTTGTGAGCAAAATCCTCAGCATCGAAGGAAATACGGTGACGGTCGAGCGGCTCATCGAGGGCGGGTATGAGACGGTGCGCCTTCCGCTGCCCTGCCTGATCACTGTGGTAAATGAAATAAGCTCGCCGCGTCTTCCTACACTCCGTGGGAAGCAAAGCGCCCGTAAAAAAGCAATTCCGGTCAAGGGCAAGGACAACCTGACTGTGGCGGAGGATGACCTGGGCCTCAAAGGCTCTCCGACCCGGGTGGTGAAAATCATGCAGCCCAAGGTAACCCGTAACGGCGTTCTTGTGGACATGAAGAAGACAGGGGTGAAGAAAGCGGTGGAGCAATTGGCGGATTTTCTCGCAGAGAAGGATTTTTTATAA
- a CDS encoding FAD-linked oxidase C-terminal domain-containing protein: protein MSQYQYGKVDREVLERLRLILGEQFVITDEEKMEPYSHDEVAEAEYAHMPEVVVKPRTAEEIAAIVRLANEKRIPVTPRGAGSGLSGGAVPLYGGILLSMERMNRILEIDERNMMVVVEPGVVTNEINNRIKDLGLFFAGYPMSLETCYVGGNVAENAGGGKAVKYGVTERYIMGIEMVTPTGEIVSFGGKRMKDVSGYNIRMLMVGSEGTLGIITKVIIKLLPLPKAKVDLLALFPDVQTAISVVPKIMTQGGIIPTAIEFMDQLSVHTSCNYLNEKIPYQQAGAMLLIEVDGTNEQVVEGEYDTIGNLCMDNGAQEVYVADNYTTQERLWSVRRNIAEAFKVVSPHQSLEDIVVPTAQIPDLMPEIARISKKYDIQIPCYGHAGDGNLHATLIKNPSHTMEQWYGIIPPALEELYIAAKKLGGTISGEHGIGHKRKKYMHIVNTDAELEFMRKIKRAVDPNNIMNPGKILDV, encoded by the coding sequence ATGAGCCAATATCAATACGGAAAAGTGGATAGAGAGGTGCTGGAACGGCTGCGACTGATTCTCGGGGAGCAGTTTGTCATCACCGATGAAGAAAAAATGGAGCCCTATTCCCACGACGAGGTGGCGGAGGCGGAATACGCCCACATGCCTGAGGTGGTGGTCAAGCCCCGCACTGCTGAAGAAATCGCCGCCATCGTGCGCCTGGCCAACGAAAAGCGGATTCCGGTCACCCCGCGCGGGGCAGGCTCCGGCCTATCCGGCGGTGCGGTTCCTCTGTACGGAGGAATTCTCCTCTCGATGGAACGGATGAATCGTATCCTTGAAATCGACGAGCGGAATATGATGGTGGTGGTCGAGCCCGGTGTGGTGACCAACGAGATAAACAACCGCATCAAGGACCTCGGCCTTTTCTTCGCCGGATACCCCATGAGCCTCGAGACCTGCTATGTGGGCGGAAATGTTGCCGAGAACGCTGGCGGCGGCAAAGCGGTCAAGTACGGGGTCACCGAGCGCTATATCATGGGAATCGAGATGGTCACTCCCACAGGCGAGATAGTATCGTTCGGCGGCAAGCGCATGAAAGATGTTTCCGGCTATAACATCCGTATGCTCATGGTCGGCTCCGAGGGGACTCTCGGCATCATTACCAAGGTGATCATCAAGCTCCTCCCGCTTCCCAAGGCCAAAGTCGATCTTCTGGCGTTGTTCCCTGATGTGCAGACTGCAATCAGCGTGGTTCCCAAAATCATGACCCAGGGCGGCATAATCCCGACCGCAATCGAATTCATGGACCAACTTTCGGTGCACACCTCCTGCAACTACCTCAACGAGAAGATTCCCTACCAGCAGGCGGGGGCGATGCTCCTCATCGAGGTGGATGGCACCAACGAGCAGGTGGTCGAGGGCGAATACGACACCATCGGCAACCTCTGTATGGACAACGGCGCCCAGGAAGTCTATGTGGCCGACAACTACACCACCCAGGAGCGTCTCTGGAGCGTCCGGCGCAATATCGCCGAGGCGTTCAAAGTGGTCAGCCCGCATCAGAGCCTCGAGGACATCGTGGTTCCCACAGCGCAGATTCCCGACCTGATGCCGGAAATCGCCCGCATCTCCAAAAAGTACGACATCCAGATACCCTGCTACGGACACGCCGGCGACGGCAACCTGCACGCTACCCTCATCAAGAATCCGTCGCACACCATGGAGCAGTGGTACGGCATCATTCCGCCCGCGCTCGAAGAGCTCTACATCGCCGCCAAAAAGCTCGGCGGCACCATCTCCGGCGAGCACGGAATCGGCCACAAGCGCAAGAAATACATGCACATTGTCAACACCGACGCAGAGCTTGAGTTCATGCGCAAGATCAAGCGCGCGGTCGATCCCAACAACATCATGAATCCGGGGAAGATTCTGGATGTATGA
- a CDS encoding electron transfer flavoprotein subunit alpha/FixB family protein, giving the protein MAKGVWTFAEQYEGRLEPLAFELLSRGRALADKRGTELACVLIGADIDRGGLQELFERGADKVYLVEEPRLKYYVNEQYSKVLVHLIKTYDPEIFIAGASTQGRTLMPYVAAKIKTGLTADCTELDIEADTGNLLQTRPAIGGNIMATIKTPNYRPQMATVRPKSTPIPKRTPGRKGKIVEVTIPEELLQGREERLGFRPIVTGDVNIEEADRVVSGGRGMKKGENFKLIQALAHTLGAAVGASRDAVDRGWAEYPQQVGLSGKTVVPKLYIAVGISGSIQHLAGMKTSETIVAINNDPDAQIFHVADFGIVGDLFEVVPELMKELDQRKAQKGM; this is encoded by the coding sequence TTGGCCAAAGGTGTGTGGACATTCGCCGAACAATACGAAGGGCGCCTGGAGCCGCTGGCTTTTGAACTGCTTTCCAGGGGCCGCGCCCTGGCGGACAAGCGCGGGACAGAGCTGGCGTGTGTGCTCATCGGAGCGGATATTGACCGTGGAGGCTTACAGGAGCTTTTCGAGCGCGGAGCCGACAAGGTCTACCTGGTCGAGGAGCCCCGTTTGAAATACTATGTAAACGAGCAGTATTCCAAGGTTCTGGTTCATCTCATTAAAACATACGACCCGGAAATCTTCATTGCAGGGGCGAGCACCCAGGGACGGACACTTATGCCCTATGTGGCCGCGAAGATCAAAACCGGTCTGACCGCCGACTGCACGGAGCTGGATATTGAGGCGGATACCGGCAATCTCCTCCAGACCCGCCCGGCCATCGGCGGCAACATCATGGCTACAATCAAAACTCCGAATTACCGTCCCCAGATGGCCACAGTCCGCCCGAAATCGACTCCGATTCCGAAACGAACACCGGGCCGTAAGGGGAAAATTGTCGAGGTAACAATACCCGAAGAACTACTGCAAGGCCGTGAGGAACGACTCGGTTTCCGTCCGATTGTGACCGGTGATGTCAATATCGAGGAAGCCGACCGCGTGGTGAGCGGAGGGCGGGGGATGAAAAAGGGCGAGAATTTCAAACTGATCCAAGCGCTGGCCCACACGCTCGGCGCGGCGGTGGGCGCAAGCCGGGATGCGGTGGACCGCGGCTGGGCGGAATATCCCCAGCAGGTCGGTCTCAGCGGCAAGACGGTGGTTCCGAAGCTCTACATTGCGGTCGGAATATCCGGTTCCATCCAGCACCTGGCAGGGATGAAGACCTCCGAGACCATCGTGGCGATCAACAACGATCCGGACGCCCAGATTTTCCATGTCGCCGATTTCGGGATTGTGGGCGATCTGTTCGAGGTGGTTCCGGAGCTGATGAAAGAACTGGACCAGCGAAAAGCGCAAAAGGGAATGTGA